Proteins encoded by one window of Acuticoccus sp. MNP-M23:
- a CDS encoding substrate-binding domain-containing protein, which translates to MKRFTILAAAGALALTAGAAYAQDDKTLAIVVKGLDNPFFEQINLGCQKWLEENADSEYKCLYTGPASSADEAGEVQIVDDLLVRGVAAIAISPSNAPAMANRVRAIAPDVPVMTIDADFLPDASDLRATYLGTDNYLMGVKMAEEAMKLKPEGGSVCLQLGNVGAANINSRAQGFRDTAGGAKDIERLDGQNGWTEIQGCPLYTNDQSDLANQQMADTFIANPDLDAFVLVGGWAQFAPQAYTQVTDQVMDKLKSNELIIIAGDTLPPQNQAFREGRSHAQVGQRPFEMGYKAPDVMIQLINGETVDDPLYTGLDVCNTEDPGFCADN; encoded by the coding sequence GACGACAAGACCCTGGCGATCGTCGTCAAGGGTCTCGACAACCCGTTCTTCGAGCAGATCAACCTTGGCTGCCAGAAGTGGCTCGAAGAGAACGCGGACAGCGAATACAAGTGCCTTTACACCGGCCCGGCCTCTTCGGCCGACGAAGCGGGTGAAGTGCAGATTGTCGACGACCTTCTGGTCCGCGGCGTCGCTGCCATCGCGATTTCGCCGTCCAATGCCCCGGCCATGGCCAACCGCGTCCGCGCCATCGCGCCCGACGTGCCGGTGATGACCATCGACGCCGACTTTCTGCCGGACGCCAGCGACCTGCGCGCCACATATCTTGGCACCGACAACTACCTGATGGGCGTGAAGATGGCCGAGGAGGCCATGAAGCTGAAGCCAGAGGGTGGCTCCGTCTGCCTCCAGCTCGGCAACGTGGGTGCGGCCAACATCAACTCGCGCGCACAGGGTTTCCGTGACACTGCCGGTGGCGCGAAGGACATCGAGCGGCTCGACGGCCAGAACGGCTGGACCGAGATCCAGGGTTGCCCGCTCTACACCAACGACCAGTCCGACCTTGCCAACCAGCAGATGGCTGACACCTTCATCGCCAACCCTGATCTGGACGCATTCGTTCTCGTTGGTGGCTGGGCCCAGTTTGCCCCGCAGGCCTACACCCAGGTGACCGATCAGGTGATGGACAAGCTGAAGTCCAACGAGCTCATCATCATCGCCGGTGACACGCTGCCGCCGCAGAACCAGGCGTTCCGCGAAGGCCGCAGCCATGCGCAGGTGGGCCAGCGCCCGTTCGAGATGGGCTACAAGGCGCCGGACGTGATGATCCAGCTCATCAACGGCGAGACCGTCGATGACCCGCTCTATACCGGGCTCGACGTGTGCAACACCGAAGACCCCGGCTTCTGCGCTGACAACTAG